A stretch of the Microtus pennsylvanicus isolate mMicPen1 chromosome 16, mMicPen1.hap1, whole genome shotgun sequence genome encodes the following:
- the Slc2a2 gene encoding solute carrier family 2, facilitated glucose transporter member 2 has protein sequence MSEDKITGTLAFTVFTAVLGSFQFGYDIGVINAPQEVIISHYQRVLGVAVDDRRAASIDDINSTDTPLTVTPEYTTPAPWAEDKATGSAQVITILWSLSVSSFAVGGMIASFFGGWLGDKLGRIKAMLAANSLSLTGALLMGCSKLGPSHILIIAGRSISGLYCGLISGLVPMYIGEIAPTTLRGALGTLHQLAIVTGILISQIAGLSFILGNQDRWHILLGLSAVPALLQCLLLLFCPESPRYLYIKLEEEVKAKKSLKRLRGTEDVTKDINEMRKEKEEAATEQKVSVIQLFTDSSYRQPIIVSLMLHVAQQFSGINGIFYYSTSIFQTAGVSQPVYATIGVGAINMIFTAVSVLLVEKAGRRSLFLAGMIGMFFCAIFMSVGLVLLDKFAWMSYVSMTAIFLFVSFFEIGPGPIPWFMVAEFFSQGPRPTALALAAFSNWVCNFLIALCFQYIADFCGPYVFFLFAGIVLAFTLFTFFKVPETKGKSFEEISAEFRKKSGSAPPAKAAVQMEFLGASETA, from the exons ATGTCAGAAGACAAG ATCACGGGAACCTTGGCtttcactgtcttcactgctgtGCTGGGTTCCTTCCAGTTTGGATATGACATCGGCGTGATCAACGCCCCTCAGGAG GTAATAATATCCCATTATCAACGGGTTTTGGGTGTTGCGGTGGATGATCGAAGAGCTGCCAGTATCGATGACATCAACAGCACAGACACCCCACTCACAGTCACGCCGGAATACACCACACCAGCCCCCTGGGCCGAAGACAAGGCTACAGGCTCCGCTCAAGTCATCACAATACTCTGGTCTCTGTCTGTGTCCAGCTTCGCAGTGGGTGGAATGATCGCCTCGTTCTTTGGTGGGTGGCTAGGAGACAAGCTTGGAAG gaTCAAAGCCATGCTGGCAGCCAACAGTCTCTCACTGACTGGAGCTCTCTTGATGGGGTGCTCCAAACTCGGACCTTCACATATTCTCATCATCGCCGGCAGAAGTATATCAGGACTGTACTGTG GGCTAATTTCAGGGCTGGTCCCTATGTACATTGGTGAAATCGCTCCAACCACGCTCCGAGGTGCCCTGGGCACTCTGCACCAACTGGCCATTGTCACAGGCATTCTTATTAGTCAG ATAGCTGGCCTCAGCTTTATTCTGGGCAATCAGGATCGTTGGCACATCCTGCTTGGCCTGTCTGCTGTGCCAGCTCTCCTACAGTGTCTCCTGCTCTTATTCTGTCCAGAAAGCCCCCGGTACCTTTATATAAAGCTGGAAGAGGAAGTCAAAGCGAAGAAAA GCTTGAAGAGACTAAGAGGAACTGAGGATGTCACCAAAGATATTAAtgagatgagaaaagaaaaggaagaggcagcTACTGAGCAGAAAGTCTCCGTGATCCAGCTCTTCACGGACTCCAGCTACCGACAGCCTATCATTGTGTCTCTAATGCTGCACGTGGCCCAGCAGTTTTCTGGAATCAATGGG ATATTTTACTACTCAACCAGCATTTTCCAGACAGCTGGGGTCAGCCAACCTGTGTACGCCACCATTGGCGTTGGTGCCATCAACATGATCTTCACTGCTGTCTCT GTACTGCTTGTGGAGAAGGCCGGGCGGCGGTCCCTGTTTCTAGCTGGAATGATTGGGATGTTTTTCTGTGCCATCTTCATGTCTGTGGGACTTGTGCTGCTG GATAAGTTCGCCTGGATGAGTTATGTGAGCATGACCGCCATTTTCCTCTTCGTCAGTTTCTTTGAGATTGGACCAGGTCCAATCCCTTGGTTCATGGTTGCTGAGTTTTTCAGCCAAGGACCCCGCCCCACTGCTCTGGCCCTGGCTGCCTTCAGCAACTGGGTCTGCAATTTCCttattgctctctgcttccagtACATCGCG GACTTCTGCGGGCCTTACGTGTTCTTCCTCTTCGCTGGGATCGTCCTGGCCTTCACcctgtttacattttttaaagttccaGAAACCAAAGGAAAGTCTTTTGAGGAAATCTCTGCAGAATTCCGGAAGAAGAGCGGCTCGGCCCCACCCGCCAAAGCGGCTGTACAAATGGAATTCCTGGGGGCTTCAGAGACTGCCTGA